One window of Siniperca chuatsi isolate FFG_IHB_CAS linkage group LG19, ASM2008510v1, whole genome shotgun sequence genomic DNA carries:
- the zgc:163022 gene encoding putative ferric-chelate reductase 1, which translates to MVSVSLAVFMSRVDHFIAMDHVMLLLVCVAPVVRCYSSGQVMDSCEDMRPHHSGLSPQTEPAAFIVTTDHSSYRLGEEVKVQLQAPASTPFIGFLLEAREVGGQSPVGSFVLTTGAAQLLTCSWRPNSAVSHRSESVKTSIQVTWRSEATADAKPIQFHASFVQNYRTFWVDVTSPALTFTNDSTGGTTSPATTPTTTSSTTTPTTTITIHQPAPPVISISSAECGVTKVCFSQPSNCDPIVSADCYFMSAMMLSPSDAAVRYEMTGPSDGYISFGFSDDQMMGQDDIYICGIGSNGLMQLQHAFSTGQTAPLALPLGNVSDVRASRQDRVISCSFTSMNTFSTQRTTDFNKTYFLMFAHGPSSNGQIQFHTGTFISTDKVDISRPQLVRKAGWPHIIKAHGALMLIAWMTTGSLGMMVARYLKGVAKGQNMWGKDVWFLVHVAVMNVTVAATIIAFILSFSYVKAWSGGAHPVLGCLVMSLSVLQPIMALLRCEPQHPLRFLFNWPHALNGVAIKALSVAAILTGLKLTDSTLDQWLMKVMSGSVGWEALFYILLDVHYKWKVKSTDTLESKMITVDVLLMTLFFLGNFTFLVALLVGIGMS; encoded by the exons ATGGTCTCTGTTTCACTGGCTGTATTTATGAGTAGAGTGGATCATTTCATTGCAATGGACCATGTTATGttgttgctggtgtgtgttgctCCTGTGGTTCGGTGCTACAGCTCAGGTCAAGTTATGGACAGCTGTGAAGACATGCGACCCCACCACTCTGGGCTGAGCCCGCAGACGGAACCTGCAGCCTTCATCGTCACTACGGACCACAGCAGCTACAGACTTGGAGAGGAGGTGAAAG ttcaGCTCCAGGCTCCAGCTTCCACACCATTCATTGGTTTCCTGTTAGAGGCTAGAGAAGTGGGGGGGCAGTCTCCTGTGGGCAGCTTCGTCCTGACAACAGGGGCCGCTCAGCTCCTCACCTGCAGCTGGAGACCT AACTCAGCTGTATCCCACAGATCAGAGTCTGTTAAAACCTCCATTCAGGTGACATGGAGATCAGAAGCGACAGCAGACGCGAAACCCATTCAGTTCCA TGCATCCTTCGTGCAGAATTACAGGACATTCTGGGTTGATGTTACAAGTCCTGCCCTGACCTTCACTAATGACAGTACTGGTGGAACTACAAGTCCCGCCACTACACCAACAACAACCAGTTCCACCACTACACCAACAACGACAATTACAATACATCAACCTGCACCACCTGTT ATAAGTATCTCCAGTGCAGAGTGTGGTGTCACCAAGGTGTGTTTCAGTCAGCCTTCAAACTGTGACCCGATAGTCAGTGCTGACTGTTATTTCATGTCAGCCATGATGTTGTCGCCCAGTGATGCAGCCGTCCGCTATGAGATGACAGGCCCTTCTGATGGTTACATCTCTTTTGGATTCTCAGATGATCAGATGATG GGACAGgatgacatttacatttgtggCATAGGCAGCAACGGCCTGATGCAGTTGCAGCATGCCTTTTCAACAGGACAAACAGCTCCACTAGCTCTTCCTCTG GGAAATGTTTCTGATGTAAGAGCATCAAGGCAGGACAGGGTGATCAGCTGTTCCTTCACCTCAATGAACACTTTTTCTACTCAGCGGACCACTGACTTCAACAAAACCTACTTTCTCATGTTTGCCCATGGACCCAGCAGCAATG GACAAATCCAGTTCCATACTGGTACCTTCATCAGCACTGACAAGGTAGACATTTCCAGACCTCAGCTTGTCAGAAAAGCTGGATGGCCTCATATCATCAAAGCACATG GAGCACTGATGCTGATAGCCTGGATGACCACAGGATCACTGGGAATGATGGTTGCCCGATATCTGAAAGGAGTGGCCAAAGGACAGAACATGTGGGGAAAAGATGTCTGGTTTCTG GTCCATGTTGCAGTGATGAATGTGACGGTAGCTGCCACAATCATCGCATTCATCCTCTCCTTCTCATACGTCAAGGCCTGGTCTGGG GGAGCACATCCTGTGTTAGGCTGCCTGGTTATGAGCCTCTCTGTACTCCAGCCCATAATGGCTCTGCTGCGCTGTGAACCACAACATCCACT GAGATTTCTGTTCAATTGGCCACATGCTTTAAATGGAGTGGCAATAAAAGCTTTATCTG TAGCGGCCATATTAACAGGCTTGAAGTTAACTGACAGCACTCTGGACCAATGGCTGATGAAAGTGATGAGTGGTTCTGTTGGCTGGGAAGCTTTGTTCTACATCTTGTTGGATGTCCATTACAAATGGAAGGTTAAGAGTACAG ATACTTTGGAATCAAAAATG ATAACAGTTGATGTCCTGCTGATGACTCTGTTCTTCCTGGGAAACTTTACCTTTTTGGTGGCACTGTTGGTTGGAATTGGGATGTCATAA